The sequence GCCGGTCACGTTGATTGTGGCCGTGTCTTGAATCGTCAGGTTGGCGACGACCGAGTTTCCATTACCGACGAAATGCTGGCTCGTGTTCACGACGCCGGAACCGAGCACGGTCAGGTCGGCGACGGCACCGCCGGAACCCTGGATGATCGAACCGGCGTTGTTCAGCGTGCCCGCAAATGTCGCCGATCCACTCGCACCGTTAGCGCCGATGTAGAAGTCGGTGCTGTTATTGACCGAGCCGCTAGCGCTGACGGAAAGCGTGCCGGTCCGGCCATCGCCGGCAAAGCCCACGGCGAAAATCCCGCCATTGGTATGCGCGAGCGTGCCCCCGCTGACTACCACTAAGCCATCACCGTCGTTGAAGCCGATCAGGATGTTGTCGTTATCCGCCGTCAACGTGCCGCTCTGCACGTCCAGCGCGCCGGCCCCGCCGGGATTGCTGCCGGCACCGGTTAGGTTTGCGGGAGCGCCCACGACGATCGCGCCCGTCGTCGACGCACCATTGAAGAGGGCGGTTTGCCCGCCATCCACTATGGCGATATCACCAGCGCCAGGCGTACCGTCCGGGTTCCAGTTTGGGCCCGTGGTCCACTGCTGGTTGCCGTCGCCGTTGTCGAAGGACTTCGTCGCAGCGCGACCCAGGCCAGACCCCAGCGCGCCTACAGTAGCCAACGCCGCCGCCATTACTTTCCAGTTCGCATTCATGGTTTCTCCGTCTCCGCGCCGGTGATAGAAATGTCGACAATCGGGCCCGGCAGGCCGACCGTGAAAGGTGATGCGCCCGTCAAACGTTTTTCAGGTGTCCTGCAGTCGTACGCCGTACTTTGAGCTCGCACCCTTCGATGGGGCGGTAGATCGGCTCACGCTCCGGCGACGCGATCAGCTCCATCGCCGCCTCAGCGGCGTGGCGGCCGATCAGGTCGGTCGGCTCGCGAACCGTTGTCAACCCGATGGCGGCATGACCGGTCAGCGGCAAGTCGCCCATCCCGACCAAAGCGATGTCCTCAGGCACGCGGATGCCGCGCGCGTCGAGCTTTTCCAACAGCGGCAGTGCCAGGCCGTCGTTCAGCACGAAGATCGCATCCAGATCCGGCCCGCCGGGACGGAAGAACCGCTCGATCGCCGGGTCGAGCACCTCGTCGGCGGTGTGATAGGAGCGGGCGATGTGAACCATGTCGGGGGACGTCGGCAAGCGGTTCTCGTGCAGCACCGCTTCGTACGCGGCGTAACGGGCGCGGCTCATGACCATCGGGTAATCGACCCCGATGTGCCCGATCCGCCGGCGACCGCAATCAACCAAGTGCTGCACCGCCACCCGCGCCGCGGCGGCCGAATCCCAACCGACGAAGCTGGCCCCCTTCAGGTCGTCGGGATGATCACCAAGGAAGATCAGCGGAATGCCCAGCCGCTCCAGTTCGGCATACGCCTGCGCCTCACCCGGAAGCGGCTGGCAGACGACCGCTTCCACCCGGCGACGCATCGCAGAGATCAACTCGCGGTGATTCTTCGCCTCATCGAACCAATGCGTAGTTACGAACGGCGAGTAGCCGGTATCGTCCAGCACCCCCGCCATCCCCGCCATCACACCATTGGCGAACCCGAACTCCAGATTGCCGATCAACAGCAGGATCATCCCACTGCGCCCCCGCCGCAGGTTCTGAGCCGACTCGTTCGGCACGTACTTCAGCTCGGCGGCCATGCGACGAACACGGTCGATGGTCTTCGGCGATATCTTGCGCCGCTCGCCGTCGCCACTGAGGACGTACGAAACCGTAGCGCGCGACAAGCCGAGCTTGCTAGCCAAGTCAGCCGCGGTCATGGTTGAGGGTTCAAGTACCGACATTCTACGCACTCGTGAGATTTTCACTTACTCGAATCACTTTGACAACTTACTCGTGTAAGTATAAACTGAATCCAGTGCATGTCAAATCGTTTCTCGTGAATCCAATTTAGGTGCCCACTCCGGTCAGCCTGATGTGCACCTGAGCGGTTCCATATGCAGTTTGCCGTCGATAATCTCTCAAAGTCATACGGTGCGACCCGTGCGTTAACCGAGGTCAGCTTGACCTTTACATCCGGTGAGGTCCATGCATTGGTAGGCGAGAATGGGGCGGGCAAAAGCACCTTGGGGAAGGTGCTGGCAGGGATCGTGACGCCCGACGGCGGTTCGGTTCTTGTGGATGGTCGGCGGGCGTGTTTCACTGGTCCCGCTGATGCCCGCGAGGCCGGCATCGGGATCATCCTGCAGGAATTGGACCTGTTCCCTCACTTGTCGGTAGCCGAGAACATGGCCGCAGGCACGGTTCGTTCCAGTGGCTGGCTCGTCCGCCGCGCGCAGATGGAGGCGCAATGCGTGCCCCACCTGCGGCGCGTTGGCCTCGCGATCGACCCCCGACGACCCCTCGGCGAGTTGCCGATCGGTCACGTGCAGTTGGTGGCCATCGCCCGGGCGCTGATGACGGACGCCCGGTTGATCGTCATGGATGAGCCGACGAGTTCGCTAGCCACCGATGATGCGGACCGCCTGCTTGACCTTATCCGTGACTTGGCACGGCGCGGGATCGGGATCGTCTACGTGTCGCACAAGATGGATGAGATCTTCCGCATCGCCGACCGCGTCACCGTGTTACGCGATGGCCGGCATGTTTCAACTGACGCGGCGGCCGACACCGACGTTGCGCAGGTTATCGCGCGAATGGTCGGTCGTGATCTCGCCTTTGAACCGCAGGCCGTCCGACCGATGGGCTCGATCCTGCTGGAGACGGTGGGCCTGCGCAGCGCAGCGGTGGCCGGCGTCGACCTCGCGCTTCACCGCGGCGAAGTACTGGGCATCGCCGGCCTCGTCGGCTGCGGGCGCACCGAGCTGGGACGTGCGATCTTCGGGCTCGACCGTATCACGGGTGGCACGATGCGGCTGCGAGGCGAACCGTTCGCGCCGCGCTCGCCGCGCGACGCGATGCGACGGGGCATCGGTCTCTTGCCGGAAGACCGAAAGCTTCAGGGGCTTCTGCTCGGCGATTCGGTGTTGCGAAACAGCACGATCACGGTGTTGGGGCGCTTCAGCTTCAAGGGGTTCATCCGGCGCGGACCCGAGGTGCGAGCGGCCCGCGCGGTGCATGAGCGGACCCGCCTGAAGGCCGCCTCGCTCTCGGCACCGATGCGATCGTTGAGCGGTGGCAATCAGCAGAAGGTGCTGCTGGCCAAGTGGCTGTTGGCCGAGCCCGACGTGCTGTTCCTCGACGAGCCCACGCGCGGCATCGACATCGCCGCCAAGGCCGACATCTACCGCCTCATCGACGAGTTGGCCGCCACGGGCAAAGGGGTACTGCTGGTGAGTTCCGAACTGCCGGAACTGCTGCGATGCAGCGATCGCATCCTAGTGCTTCACGAGGGTCGAAG comes from Tepidisphaeraceae bacterium and encodes:
- a CDS encoding LacI family DNA-binding transcriptional regulator, translated to MSVLEPSTMTAADLASKLGLSRATVSYVLSGDGERRKISPKTIDRVRRMAAELKYVPNESAQNLRRGRSGMILLLIGNLEFGFANGVMAGMAGVLDDTGYSPFVTTHWFDEAKNHRELISAMRRRVEAVVCQPLPGEAQAYAELERLGIPLIFLGDHPDDLKGASFVGWDSAAAARVAVQHLVDCGRRRIGHIGVDYPMVMSRARYAAYEAVLHENRLPTSPDMVHIARSYHTADEVLDPAIERFFRPGGPDLDAIFVLNDGLALPLLEKLDARGIRVPEDIALVGMGDLPLTGHAAIGLTTVREPTDLIGRHAAEAAMELIASPEREPIYRPIEGCELKVRRTTAGHLKNV
- a CDS encoding sugar ABC transporter ATP-binding protein: MQFAVDNLSKSYGATRALTEVSLTFTSGEVHALVGENGAGKSTLGKVLAGIVTPDGGSVLVDGRRACFTGPADAREAGIGIILQELDLFPHLSVAENMAAGTVRSSGWLVRRAQMEAQCVPHLRRVGLAIDPRRPLGELPIGHVQLVAIARALMTDARLIVMDEPTSSLATDDADRLLDLIRDLARRGIGIVYVSHKMDEIFRIADRVTVLRDGRHVSTDAAADTDVAQVIARMVGRDLAFEPQAVRPMGSILLETVGLRSAAVAGVDLALHRGEVLGIAGLVGCGRTELGRAIFGLDRITGGTMRLRGEPFAPRSPRDAMRRGIGLLPEDRKLQGLLLGDSVLRNSTITVLGRFSFKGFIRRGPEVRAARAVHERTRLKAASLSAPMRSLSGGNQQKVLLAKWLLAEPDVLFLDEPTRGIDIAAKADIYRLIDELAATGKGVLLVSSELPELLRCSDRILVLHEGRSVGVVDAASTTQEQIMAMATGRKVA